A single genomic interval of Dehalococcoidales bacterium harbors:
- a CDS encoding inorganic phosphate transporter: MPDPFLILIIALALGFGVVNGFNDAANAVAASVGSRALSPRNAIIVAACFNMAGAASGTAVAKTIGKGILVPEAMNSYLPVIAALIAIVIWGAIATYHGVPISLTHGFIAGLAAAGVAVAGSTAVVWSVMQRILVSVAAAPALGFAGGFGLMVALLWIFRRSAPAKLRTVFSRLQWLTTAFLAYSHGKNDGQMPIGIITMALVIHTGQTGLWDNIPWWVIGVSAAAISIGTLTGGWRVIKTVGMKVTALEPIHAFTANIAAAGVIEAASQLGIPVSTTHCNSAAIMGVGATKRLSAVRWGVARRIVAAWVITFPVCGGLGYLVAKLMQPLF, encoded by the coding sequence ATGCCTGATCCGTTTCTGATCCTGATTATTGCTCTGGCACTCGGTTTTGGTGTGGTTAACGGTTTTAATGATGCCGCCAATGCCGTAGCTGCTTCAGTTGGTTCCCGTGCTCTTTCCCCCCGAAATGCCATCATAGTGGCTGCCTGTTTTAATATGGCTGGTGCCGCTTCCGGCACGGCAGTTGCCAAGACCATCGGCAAGGGGATTCTAGTACCGGAGGCAATGAATTCCTACCTGCCGGTAATTGCCGCCCTGATTGCCATCGTTATCTGGGGGGCTATTGCTACCTACCATGGCGTACCGATAAGTCTTACCCATGGATTTATTGCCGGCCTGGCTGCTGCTGGAGTAGCCGTAGCCGGCAGCACGGCAGTGGTATGGAGTGTTATGCAACGGATTCTGGTCTCGGTAGCGGCTGCCCCCGCTCTGGGCTTTGCCGGCGGGTTTGGCCTAATGGTCGCTCTACTATGGATATTCCGCCGTAGCGCTCCGGCCAAACTACGAACTGTCTTCAGCCGTTTGCAGTGGCTTACTACCGCCTTTCTTGCTTATAGTCACGGTAAGAATGACGGCCAAATGCCAATTGGCATCATCACGATGGCTCTGGTAATTCATACCGGGCAGACCGGACTGTGGGACAATATTCCCTGGTGGGTAATAGGGGTATCAGCCGCCGCTATCAGTATAGGGACACTAACCGGCGGATGGCGGGTTATCAAGACAGTAGGAATGAAGGTTACTGCTCTGGAGCCAATTCATGCCTTTACGGCTAATATTGCCGCGGCAGGAGTAATTGAGGCGGCTTCGCAGCTGGGTATCCCGGTAAGTACCACCCACTGTAACAGTGCGGCTATCATGGGTGTCGGAGCTACAAAGAGACTCTCGGCAGTACGTTGGGGGGTAGCACGCCGCATTGTCGCTGCCTGGGTCATCACCTTTCCCGTCTGCGGCGGGCTGGGTTATTTAGTCGCCAAGCTAATGCAGCCGTTATTCTAA
- the trkA gene encoding Trk system potassium transporter TrkA produces MYIIIAGAGVVGFNIASLLVQENHQVAVIDRSEKAIENVRRQLDVATILDNAAVPKTIIEAEIHRADLIIAVTDSDETNMIICLIAKELGARMTIARVRSPEYSSYFISPATDPSAPRKVIRPKTFGVDLFINPVVEASKEIIDILSSFYPSPVDNFANGIVQIREFRTEKGMAIDKPLNKITFPRPCVIAAILRAEGIFIPAADEIIKEGDRVYLIAAAEFMDELGEMFVQPKRPASSVVILGGGRVGCLVAEGLRERRVPVKIIEKNEDRSQEIAGRLEGTAVVQGDGTDRDFLIEQGVPLADAFVASTESDEVNILSGLLAKSLGISRNLVLVNNPWNIPLAEAVGVDVAASPPLLTARRIARFALHGGAISVAMLGGEQVQAIEFVTGPTAPIAQRSIKEAGLPKGAICGAVVRNNTVIIPPDDSTVQPGDHLIVISPLALIPAVEKLFT; encoded by the coding sequence ATGTACATTATTATAGCCGGCGCCGGAGTAGTTGGTTTCAACATAGCCTCCTTGCTTGTCCAGGAAAACCACCAGGTAGCGGTAATAGATCGGTCTGAGAAGGCGATAGAGAACGTCCGCCGTCAGCTCGATGTGGCAACCATTCTGGACAATGCGGCAGTACCCAAGACCATAATAGAGGCTGAGATTCATCGAGCCGACTTAATCATTGCTGTCACCGATAGCGATGAAACCAACATGATAATCTGCCTTATTGCTAAGGAGCTGGGTGCCCGTATGACGATCGCCCGGGTTCGTAGCCCCGAATATTCAAGCTATTTTATCAGCCCGGCCACTGATCCCTCTGCCCCCAGAAAGGTGATCCGGCCGAAGACCTTCGGGGTAGACCTCTTTATCAACCCGGTGGTTGAAGCCTCTAAAGAAATAATTGATATACTCTCCAGTTTTTATCCCTCGCCGGTGGATAACTTTGCCAATGGTATCGTTCAGATAAGGGAATTCAGAACGGAAAAGGGGATGGCAATAGACAAACCATTAAACAAGATCACCTTTCCCAGGCCGTGTGTGATAGCCGCTATTCTTCGTGCTGAAGGTATCTTTATCCCGGCCGCTGATGAAATCATCAAAGAGGGTGACCGCGTTTACCTGATTGCTGCTGCTGAGTTTATGGATGAGTTAGGGGAGATGTTTGTCCAACCAAAGCGTCCGGCCAGTAGTGTGGTTATCCTGGGTGGAGGTCGTGTCGGATGCCTTGTTGCCGAAGGGCTGCGCGAACGTAGGGTCCCTGTCAAAATTATTGAGAAGAACGAAGACCGGAGCCAGGAGATTGCTGGCAGACTGGAGGGAACGGCAGTAGTCCAGGGTGATGGTACTGACCGGGATTTCCTTATCGAACAGGGAGTCCCACTAGCCGATGCCTTTGTTGCCAGTACCGAAAGCGACGAAGTGAATATCCTTTCCGGATTGTTAGCTAAGAGCCTGGGAATCTCACGTAATCTAGTGCTGGTCAATAATCCATGGAATATTCCTCTGGCTGAAGCGGTTGGTGTTGATGTGGCAGCGTCGCCGCCTTTACTGACAGCACGTAGAATCGCCCGCTTCGCACTTCACGGCGGGGCCATTTCGGTAGCCATGCTCGGTGGCGAGCAGGTACAGGCTATTGAGTTTGTGACCGGCCCGACAGCACCGATAGCCCAACGAAGTATTAAAGAAGCAGGCCTGCCTAAGGGAGCAATCTGTGGAGCTGTTGTTCGCAACAATACCGTAATCATTCCGCCTGATGACAGCACGGTACAACCGGGTGACCACCTTATTGTAATATCACCGCTTGCGCTCATCCCGGCTGTGGAAAAGTTATTCACCTAA
- a CDS encoding ComEC/Rec2 family competence protein: protein MALIYLSCAWLAGIFLGGWLEFSPPPIILLTGLIPLPLVLRLRHRKKVIILVGLCLAAFFGGVIRFEASQPAIDENQLCFYNNQEAVTVKGIVGADPDVRDKTTQIRLSVEELRSGAKWHKVSGTALLFVPRYTGYKYGDVLLITGKLETPLPVNDFDYQSYLAHQGVYSLMSYPEIEILAREKGLKPLAWVYSVRNRMSQTLTQVLPEPQASMAQAVTLGIRGNIPLSIKDDFSRTSTTHLLAISGLHLSILAGVLLGAGIWLWGRRYYLYIWLALAAIWFYTLISGMHPPIVRAAIMASLFLAADILGRQRSAITALTFAAAIMVAIEPQILWTASFQMSFAAMSGLILIAPFFRTLGRKAIRATMGEDRPIVTAANFTSDGFSISLGAIIGVGPLIAYYFGIVSFVAIPATLLALPALPGAITGSAISGVLGFFALPVAQVIGWLTWLLLFYLLLVIRAFAAIPLSSLDISLNLSAVWIYYLALALAIFFSSNRRKVSTLAVKFLKPGQDRDE, encoded by the coding sequence TTGGCACTTATTTATCTTAGCTGTGCTTGGCTAGCCGGTATCTTTTTGGGCGGATGGCTAGAATTTAGCCCACCACCGATCATTCTTCTCACCGGGCTTATTCCTCTCCCTCTGGTTCTTCGGCTCCGCCATCGTAAGAAAGTAATTATCTTAGTCGGCCTCTGTCTGGCCGCTTTTTTCGGGGGTGTCATCAGGTTTGAGGCAAGTCAGCCCGCTATTGATGAAAATCAACTGTGCTTTTACAATAACCAGGAAGCGGTTACGGTCAAGGGAATCGTTGGCGCTGATCCGGATGTCAGGGATAAAACTACTCAAATACGCTTGTCGGTCGAAGAATTGAGATCTGGCGCAAAATGGCACAAGGTATCAGGTACCGCGTTGCTGTTTGTACCGCGATATACCGGCTATAAGTATGGTGATGTACTCCTGATTACAGGGAAGCTTGAGACACCCCTCCCGGTTAATGACTTTGACTACCAGTCTTACCTTGCCCACCAGGGGGTTTATTCATTGATGTCCTACCCTGAAATAGAAATTCTAGCGAGAGAAAAGGGGCTTAAACCACTGGCTTGGGTTTATTCGGTAAGAAACCGGATGTCCCAAACCTTGACCCAGGTTTTACCTGAGCCCCAGGCGTCAATGGCTCAGGCTGTCACTCTGGGCATCAGGGGAAATATTCCCCTATCGATCAAGGATGATTTCTCCCGTACCAGCACTACCCACCTGCTGGCTATTTCCGGCCTTCATCTCAGTATTCTAGCCGGTGTCCTGCTCGGCGCCGGTATTTGGCTCTGGGGGAGAAGGTACTATCTCTACATCTGGCTGGCACTGGCTGCGATCTGGTTTTATACCCTAATCAGCGGGATGCACCCGCCAATAGTCCGGGCGGCAATTATGGCCAGCCTGTTTCTTGCTGCCGACATTCTCGGCAGACAGCGCAGTGCCATCACCGCTCTTACCTTCGCTGCTGCTATTATGGTAGCTATCGAACCACAAATCCTGTGGACGGCCTCCTTCCAGATGAGCTTCGCGGCTATGTCTGGCCTGATCCTGATTGCTCCCTTCTTCCGGACTTTAGGTAGAAAAGCCATCAGAGCAACCATGGGTGAAGACAGGCCGATAGTAACCGCGGCTAATTTTACCAGCGATGGCTTTAGTATAAGCCTGGGGGCTATTATCGGAGTCGGGCCGCTAATCGCTTACTACTTCGGCATTGTCTCATTTGTAGCTATCCCGGCTACCTTGCTTGCTCTCCCCGCCCTGCCCGGTGCTATTACCGGCAGCGCTATATCCGGTGTTCTGGGATTCTTTGCCCTCCCCGTAGCTCAGGTTATCGGGTGGTTAACCTGGCTTTTGTTATTCTACCTCTTGCTGGTGATCAGGGCTTTCGCCGCTATCCCATTGTCCTCCCTGGATATTTCCCTTAACTTAAGTGCGGTCTGGATTTACTACCTGGCTTTAGCGCTGGCTATCTTCTTTAGCAGCAACCGCCGTAAAGTAAGTACCCTCGCCGTCAAATTTCTGAAACCGGGACAGGATCGGGATGAATAA
- a CDS encoding helix-hairpin-helix domain-containing protein — translation MENRRWTPLAISLLAIVVTAGILVWSRYSGKQATEIIISSPPPAEQIGEVYIGGAVKNPGLYPLRADDSIAILVQAAGDTNTGIECDNISLYIAEAGEKDSPQKVDINRAEAWLLEALPGIGSDRANAIVDYRNQHGPFRNTGELTKVSGIETSIFRQIEPLVAVVE, via the coding sequence ATGGAAAACAGACGCTGGACGCCACTTGCCATTTCGCTACTGGCTATTGTTGTCACGGCGGGTATCTTAGTCTGGTCACGATATAGCGGTAAGCAGGCTACGGAGATTATCATCTCCAGCCCTCCCCCCGCAGAGCAAATAGGAGAGGTCTATATCGGCGGAGCGGTTAAAAACCCCGGGTTGTACCCGTTAAGAGCCGACGATAGCATAGCGATACTGGTTCAGGCTGCCGGGGATACGAATACCGGAATTGAATGTGATAACATCAGCCTCTATATTGCTGAGGCAGGGGAGAAAGACTCTCCACAAAAGGTTGACATTAACCGGGCTGAAGCATGGTTGCTTGAGGCTTTACCCGGGATTGGTAGTGATAGAGCTAATGCTATCGTAGACTATCGTAACCAGCATGGCCCCTTCCGCAATACCGGTGAACTGACTAAGGTAAGCGGTATCGAGACTAGTATCTTCCGGCAGATTGAGCCACTGGTTGCTGTAGTCGAATAA
- a CDS encoding TrkA family potassium uptake protein — MYIIVIGGGRVGYYLTKALLSEGHEVVIIEKDAGVCKIINDELGGVCIRGDGCEAATLAEQGTSRADILIAVTGDDEDNLVACQVAKYRFNVVRTIARIRNPQNEIVFRKLGIDITVDSTNVILEHIKGELPTYPLTHLKDLGEVGLEIVEIRILPNSKAVGKKVKELPLPPGSRLSLIIHQSQKPHIPSADTTIRDGDRIIAITTPEQEEALRTVLSST; from the coding sequence ATGTATATCATAGTCATCGGTGGTGGTAGAGTAGGTTATTATCTGACTAAAGCTTTATTGAGCGAAGGCCATGAGGTAGTCATTATTGAAAAGGATGCCGGGGTATGCAAAATCATTAACGATGAGCTGGGTGGCGTTTGCATTCGTGGCGACGGCTGCGAAGCGGCAACTCTGGCTGAGCAAGGCACCAGCCGGGCTGACATACTTATTGCAGTAACCGGGGACGATGAAGATAACCTGGTTGCCTGCCAGGTTGCCAAATACAGGTTCAATGTTGTTCGAACCATAGCCCGAATTAGAAATCCCCAGAACGAAATTGTCTTTAGAAAACTGGGGATTGACATTACGGTAGACAGTACCAACGTTATTCTGGAGCACATCAAGGGAGAACTGCCAACATACCCTCTGACACATCTGAAGGACCTCGGCGAGGTGGGTCTGGAGATTGTGGAAATCAGAATTCTGCCCAATTCGAAAGCAGTCGGTAAGAAGGTAAAGGAGCTTCCCCTGCCACCGGGAAGCAGGCTGTCTCTAATTATCCACCAGTCACAAAAGCCTCACATTCCTTCTGCTGACACAACAATCAGGGATGGGGACAGGATAATAGCAATCACTACTCCGGAGCAGGAAGAAGCGCTGCGTACCGTACTCAGCAGTACTTAA
- a CDS encoding guanylate kinase, with translation MKNVSRENQPPFDPQAKPLLIVLSGPSGVGKDALLSRIRQSGYPLQYVTTVTTRCKRSNERDNEHYHFVSPGEFQEMIKKEELLEWANVYGNWYGVPRGPVQKALGNGQDTIVKVDIQGAATIKKILPGAVSIIIIPPSIEELVSRLDRRSTETPFDLALRVKTARGEVKQLSQFDYVVVNKEGAVDLAVSEIKAIITAEKCRVKKREIIL, from the coding sequence ATGAAAAATGTGAGCCGTGAAAATCAGCCTCCTTTTGATCCGCAAGCAAAACCTTTACTGATAGTCCTTTCCGGTCCGTCAGGTGTAGGCAAAGATGCTCTTCTGAGCAGGATAAGACAGTCCGGCTATCCCCTGCAGTATGTCACCACGGTGACTACACGATGTAAGCGGTCTAACGAAAGAGATAATGAGCACTATCACTTCGTCTCCCCGGGAGAATTTCAGGAAATGATCAAGAAAGAAGAATTACTGGAGTGGGCTAATGTTTACGGGAACTGGTACGGGGTGCCTCGGGGACCGGTTCAAAAAGCCTTGGGGAACGGGCAGGATACAATAGTAAAGGTTGATATCCAGGGAGCAGCAACCATCAAAAAAATCCTGCCGGGGGCAGTATCTATCATCATTATACCGCCGTCTATTGAAGAGCTTGTCAGCCGGCTGGATCGACGCAGCACGGAAACTCCATTTGATCTGGCCCTGCGTGTAAAAACTGCTCGCGGAGAGGTAAAACAGCTATCTCAGTTTGATTATGTGGTGGTAAACAAAGAGGGCGCGGTTGACCTGGCTGTATCTGAGATCAAAGCAATCATTACTGCGGAAAAGTGCCGAGTAAAAAAGCGTGAGATTATCCTGTAG
- a CDS encoding TrkA family potassium uptake protein, whose protein sequence is MKVVIMGCGRVGARLAGLLDGDGHSVTILDTDTYSFRRLPPNFKGNALVGNGLDQEVLKRSGIEDADAFVATTQGDNRNIMASQIAKNIFNVPKVVSRIYDPLRQELYSTMGLETISPTTIFAQILRERVES, encoded by the coding sequence ATGAAAGTAGTAATTATGGGTTGCGGTCGGGTTGGAGCTAGACTGGCCGGACTGCTGGATGGTGATGGACATTCAGTAACTATTCTGGATACGGATACCTATAGTTTTCGGAGGCTGCCCCCAAATTTCAAAGGCAACGCCTTGGTAGGTAATGGTCTTGATCAAGAAGTTCTTAAAAGATCGGGCATAGAGGATGCGGATGCCTTCGTTGCCACTACCCAGGGTGATAATCGTAATATTATGGCGTCTCAAATCGCCAAGAATATATTCAATGTGCCCAAAGTGGTCAGCCGTATTTATGATCCCCTGCGCCAGGAGTTGTACAGTACCATGGGGCTCGAGACCATCAGCCCGACCACAATATTTGCCCAGATATTGAGAGAAAGGGTGGAAAGCTGA
- a CDS encoding DUF370 domain-containing protein, with protein sequence MIMEPVHIGFGNIIAMNRVIAIVSPNSAPTKRTVQEGRNKGLLIDMTNGRRTKAVIITDNGHIILAALAPETIAGRLQASRENPALKLDPGDEKCEP encoded by the coding sequence ATGATTATGGAGCCGGTTCATATTGGGTTTGGCAATATCATAGCCATGAACAGAGTTATTGCCATAGTTTCGCCGAACTCAGCACCTACCAAACGTACTGTTCAGGAAGGTAGAAACAAGGGGCTACTGATTGATATGACCAACGGCAGGAGAACTAAGGCCGTCATCATCACCGATAACGGACATATTATTCTGGCAGCCCTGGCTCCGGAAACCATTGCTGGTCGGCTACAAGCCAGTCGAGAAAACCCTGCGCTAAAGCTAGATCCGGGCGATGAAAAATGTGAGCCGTGA
- a CDS encoding DUF47 family protein: MVRFPFIPKEESFFGLFEQSARNMVKAAEELHNMMDNCGDFVKSAAEIAELEHQGDTITHQIMAQLHRTFVTPFDREDIALLAHALDDVTDFIDSAADAILIYKIDCPTQRAKELADVIVQASIEVEKVLPKLRRRAELKQVLERCVEINRLENVADRIFRSAMAELFDDNIDIAQVIKWREIYEYMETATDRCEDVANVLEGVALKHA; the protein is encoded by the coding sequence ATGGTCAGGTTCCCCTTTATACCTAAAGAAGAGAGTTTTTTTGGACTTTTTGAGCAGAGCGCCCGGAATATGGTCAAGGCAGCCGAGGAGCTGCATAACATGATGGATAACTGTGGTGATTTCGTGAAAAGCGCGGCTGAGATAGCCGAGCTCGAACACCAGGGCGACACTATTACCCATCAGATTATGGCTCAGCTACACCGCACCTTCGTTACCCCGTTTGACAGAGAGGATATAGCACTACTGGCCCATGCTCTGGATGACGTGACTGACTTCATTGACTCGGCGGCCGATGCCATCCTTATTTATAAAATAGATTGTCCTACACAAAGGGCTAAGGAACTGGCCGACGTCATCGTCCAGGCATCGATTGAGGTAGAGAAGGTGTTGCCTAAACTGAGGCGTCGTGCCGAGTTGAAGCAGGTGCTTGAGCGGTGTGTGGAGATTAACCGTTTGGAGAACGTCGCCGACCGGATATTCCGCTCGGCGATGGCCGAACTTTTTGATGATAACATAGACATCGCTCAGGTCATCAAATGGCGTGAGATATACGAATACATGGAAACAGCAACCGACCGGTGCGAGGATGTGGCTAACGTCCTTGAAGGGGTAGCCCTTAAGCATGCCTGA
- a CDS encoding universal stress protein gives MEVIRFSQILLPVIGSQADEEAILFACRLGKQDKCQVRVIYVITLKRDLPLDAEIKPEIQKAEEILNRVERIAAEHNYKIDTEVLQAREVGPAIVNEAVGCEVDLIVMGFAYKRRFGEFSLGEVVPYVLENAPCRVILYHLGPISNT, from the coding sequence ATGGAAGTAATTAGATTTAGCCAAATTCTGTTACCTGTAATTGGCAGTCAGGCCGATGAAGAAGCAATTCTGTTCGCTTGTAGATTGGGTAAGCAGGACAAGTGCCAGGTCCGTGTTATTTATGTTATCACGCTGAAACGTGACCTGCCGCTGGACGCCGAGATCAAACCCGAAATTCAGAAAGCTGAAGAGATACTGAACCGCGTAGAGAGAATTGCTGCGGAGCATAATTACAAGATCGATACCGAGGTGCTCCAGGCCCGTGAAGTTGGGCCGGCCATTGTTAATGAAGCCGTTGGCTGTGAGGTTGATCTGATCGTGATGGGTTTTGCCTACAAGAGGCGCTTCGGAGAGTTTAGCCTGGGTGAAGTTGTTCCTTACGTGCTTGAAAATGCCCCCTGTCGCGTCATACTATATCATCTGGGTCCTATCTCAAATACCTAA
- a CDS encoding universal stress protein produces MFKKILVCLNGSDLAEQILPYAAEVAQLSGSKVVLLAVTIPPGAVVQPLIGYYHATPLERIQRDEEVAGEYLKRVARRLRRKRLHVECVTLPGDPGKTIVSYAAQNDIDLIAMGTHGQSGLGRLVFGSVADFVLRHSELPILVRKPEYTKK; encoded by the coding sequence ATGTTTAAAAAAATTCTGGTTTGTCTCAACGGCTCCGATCTTGCGGAGCAGATTTTACCCTATGCTGCCGAGGTAGCCCAGCTTTCTGGCAGTAAGGTTGTGCTTCTCGCGGTGACTATTCCACCGGGTGCTGTTGTCCAGCCGTTAATCGGTTACTACCACGCCACCCCGCTGGAAAGGATCCAGAGAGACGAGGAAGTAGCCGGAGAATATCTAAAACGTGTGGCAAGGAGACTGCGCAGGAAACGGCTTCACGTGGAGTGCGTCACTCTACCCGGAGACCCCGGTAAGACTATTGTCAGCTATGCTGCCCAGAATGATATAGACCTTATCGCTATGGGTACCCATGGGCAGAGCGGCTTGGGGCGGCTGGTCTTTGGTAGCGTAGCAGACTTTGTACTGAGGCATTCGGAGTTACCTATCCTGGTGAGAAAACCCGAGTACACCAAGAAATAA
- a CDS encoding TrkH family potassium uptake protein yields MRVRVVLHYLGLLIIGLGIAMLFPTGWSGYYGEPVSQSFAISAGITACSGLLLWRLTPGGGGRFSRREALLFVTCGWLLASAFSAIPYQLAGVFPGYLDAYFEAMSGYTTTGATVLSSIESQPQGILLWRNFTQWLGGMGIITLFVALFPLFGIGAAHMVEAEIPGPQAEKLTARIQDTVKSLWYLYVGFSIVEFMLLWQAGNISAFDAITITFGTMPTGGFAARSLSIGAYNSVIVESIVITFMIIAGVNFGLHYLCLWKRQPGRLFVNPEFRFYIGLLVGASILIALNLINSMGMSAGSAFRHSVFQVVSVMTTTGFSTVNFNSWPAFAKATLLVLMIVGASAGSTGGALKVSRILVLLKYTYRRIALAFNPQAVIPLKVGNTVLSEQVVSGVIGMTVLYFTTMIVSFLIMSSFGLSQITALSSVIATLGNVGPGLGMVGPVLDYAFVPAAGKVTLIVCMLAGRLELLTVFALFAPSFWQWR; encoded by the coding sequence ATGAGAGTTAGGGTTGTTCTCCACTATCTAGGACTGCTGATAATAGGGCTCGGTATAGCCATGCTCTTTCCTACGGGTTGGAGTGGCTACTACGGTGAACCGGTGTCCCAGTCATTTGCCATTTCAGCAGGCATCACCGCTTGCTCAGGTCTACTGCTCTGGCGTTTGACTCCGGGTGGTGGGGGGAGATTCAGCCGACGGGAAGCGCTACTCTTCGTCACCTGCGGGTGGCTGCTAGCTTCAGCCTTCAGCGCGATACCTTATCAACTGGCCGGAGTTTTTCCTGGCTATCTTGACGCTTATTTTGAGGCTATGTCAGGCTATACCACTACCGGAGCTACCGTCCTTAGCTCTATTGAAAGCCAACCCCAAGGTATTCTCCTGTGGCGCAACTTCACTCAGTGGCTGGGGGGAATGGGAATAATAACACTATTTGTTGCCTTATTCCCTCTGTTCGGCATAGGAGCTGCTCACATGGTCGAAGCTGAAATACCGGGGCCTCAGGCAGAAAAGTTGACCGCCCGCATCCAGGATACGGTAAAGTCGCTATGGTACCTCTACGTTGGCTTCTCAATTGTGGAGTTCATGCTGCTCTGGCAGGCGGGGAATATATCCGCATTCGACGCTATAACGATTACCTTCGGTACAATGCCCACCGGAGGTTTTGCCGCCAGAAGCCTGAGCATCGGTGCCTATAACAGCGTAATCGTGGAAAGCATCGTTATTACCTTTATGATAATCGCCGGAGTTAATTTCGGACTACACTATCTATGCTTGTGGAAACGTCAACCCGGGCGTCTTTTCGTTAACCCGGAATTCAGATTTTACATCGGTTTGCTTGTCGGCGCTTCCATTCTTATTGCTTTGAATTTAATAAACAGCATGGGGATGTCTGCCGGTAGTGCCTTTAGACATAGCGTCTTTCAGGTTGTTTCAGTCATGACGACAACTGGTTTCAGTACCGTTAATTTTAACAGCTGGCCGGCATTCGCCAAGGCGACTCTGCTTGTTCTGATGATAGTCGGTGCCTCGGCCGGCTCAACGGGAGGAGCGCTGAAGGTGAGCAGGATACTGGTATTGTTGAAGTATACATATCGCCGGATTGCACTCGCCTTTAATCCCCAGGCGGTCATCCCTCTAAAGGTGGGGAATACCGTGCTGTCGGAGCAGGTTGTCTCCGGTGTCATCGGTATGACCGTTCTGTACTTTACTACCATGATTGTCAGCTTTTTGATAATGAGTTCTTTCGGGCTTAGCCAGATAACCGCCCTGTCTTCTGTTATTGCTACCCTGGGGAACGTTGGCCCCGGCCTGGGCATGGTAGGACCGGTGCTGGACTACGCCTTCGTTCCTGCTGCCGGGAAGGTTACCCTGATAGTATGCATGCTGGCAGGGCGTCTTGAGCTGCTCACGGTGTTTGCTCTCTTTGCTCCATCGTTTTGGCAGTGGCGCTAG
- a CDS encoding MBL fold metallo-hydrolase, which yields MNKISDFIPKTYIKWVLLSLAVAAMLLWLFEVTAPDDKLHVSFLDVGQGDAILIQRGNQQVLIDGGPSPQAIGLELGEKMPFWDRTIEMVVLTHPSADHVTGLVEVLNRYNVEQVLYPDLAYVSGIYNEWLRLVRQKDNRCSFARAGQQIDLGGGVLLEVLNPPRPLLTGTESDIDNNGMVLRLSMDEISFLLTADTMWEVELELIHGRAKLNSTVLKVGHHGSDTSTTPQFLAVVNPRIAVISVGADNEYGHPADGVITRLAEKTGMGNIYRTSDDGTVEFITDGERMWIKKGK from the coding sequence ATGAATAAGATATCTGATTTTATTCCCAAAACATATATCAAGTGGGTGCTACTGTCCCTAGCAGTCGCAGCTATGTTATTATGGCTTTTTGAGGTTACTGCACCGGATGACAAGCTCCACGTCAGTTTTCTTGACGTCGGACAGGGTGACGCTATCCTTATTCAGAGAGGTAATCAGCAGGTGCTGATTGATGGCGGCCCCAGCCCGCAGGCAATCGGTTTGGAGTTGGGCGAAAAAATGCCCTTTTGGGACAGGACTATCGAAATGGTAGTGTTGACTCACCCTAGCGCCGATCATGTTACCGGCCTGGTGGAAGTATTAAATAGATACAATGTCGAGCAGGTGCTCTACCCTGATTTAGCCTACGTGTCCGGTATATATAATGAGTGGCTTCGGTTAGTCCGGCAGAAGGATAATAGATGCAGCTTTGCCCGAGCCGGACAGCAAATCGATCTGGGCGGTGGAGTATTACTGGAGGTACTCAATCCTCCCCGGCCTCTTTTGACCGGCACTGAATCCGACATTGATAACAATGGCATGGTATTACGGCTGAGCATGGACGAGATAAGCTTCCTGCTTACGGCTGATACAATGTGGGAAGTCGAACTTGAGCTGATACACGGCCGGGCCAAGCTGAACAGCACGGTACTCAAAGTCGGTCATCACGGCTCCGATACTTCTACTACACCCCAGTTCCTGGCTGTGGTTAATCCCCGAATAGCTGTCATCTCAGTAGGCGCTGATAATGAATATGGTCATCCTGCCGACGGGGTAATAACCAGGCTGGCAGAAAAGACAGGTATGGGAAATATATACCGTACCAGTGATGACGGCACAGTCGAATTTATCACCGATGGTGAGAGGATGTGGATAAAGAAGGGGAAATAG